One part of the Phacochoerus africanus isolate WHEZ1 chromosome 7, ROS_Pafr_v1, whole genome shotgun sequence genome encodes these proteins:
- the EIF3D gene encoding eukaryotic translation initiation factor 3 subunit D has protein sequence MAKFMTPVIQDNPSGWGPCAVPEQFRDMPYQPFSKGDRLGKVADWTGATYQDKRYTNKYSSQFGGGSQYAYFHEEDETSFQLVDTARTQKTAYQRNRMRFAQRNLRRDKDRRNMLQFNLQTLPKSAKQKERERIRLQKKFQKQFGVRQKWDQKSQKPRDSSVEVRSDWEVKEEMDFPQLMKMRYLEVSEPQDIECCGALEYYDKAFDRITTRSEKPLRSIKRIFHTVTTTDDPVIRKLAKTQGNVFATDAILATLMSCTRSVYSWDIVVQRVGSKLFFDKRDNSDFDLLTVSETANEPPQDEGNSFNSPRNLAMEATYINHNFSQQCLRMGKERYNFPNPNPFVEDDMDKNEIASVAYRYRRWKLGDDIDLIVRCEHDGVMTGANGEVSFINIKTLNEWDSRHCNGVDWRQKLDSQRGAVIATELKNNSYKLARWTCCALLAGSEYLKLGYVSRYHVKDSSRHVILGTQQFKPNEFASQINLSVENAWGILRCVIDICMKLEEGKYLILKDPNKQVIRVYSLPDGTFSSDEDDEEEEEEEEEEEEEET, from the exons ATGGCGAAGTTCATGACACCTGTGATCCAAGACAACCCCTCAGGCTGGGGTCCCTGTGCGGTTCCTGAGCAGTTTCGGGATATGCCCTACCAGCCATTCAGCAAAGGAGATCGGCTCGGAAAG GTTGCCGACTGGACGGGGGCCACGTACCAAGACAAGAGGTACACAA ATAAGTACTCCTCTCAGTTTGGAGGTGGAAGTCAGTATGCCTACTTCCACGAGGAAGACGAAACTAGCTTCCAGCTGGTGGACACGGCGCGCACACAGAAGACCGCCTACCAGCGGAATCGGATGCGATTTGCCCAG CGGAACCTCCGCAGAGACAAAGATCGACGGAACATGTTGCAGTTCAACCTGCAGACCCTGCCTAAGAGCGCCAAGCAGAAGGAGAG AGAACGCATTCGACtgcaaaaaaaattccagaaacaatTTGGAGTGAGGCAGAAATGGGACCAAAAATCACAG AAGCCCCGAGACTCTTCGGTGGAAGTGCGCAGTGACTGGGAGGTGAAGGAGGAGATGGACTTCCCGCAGTTGATGAAGATGCGCTACTTAGAAGTGTCCGAGCCCCAGGACAT CGAGTGCTGCGGGGCCCTGGAGTACTACGACAAAGCCTTCGACCGCATCACCACCAGGAGTGAGAAGCCGCTGCGGAGCATCAAGCGCATCTTCCACACCGTCACCACCACGGACGACCCCGTCATCCGGAAG CTGGCAAAAACTCAGGGGAACGTGTTTGCCACCGACGCCATCCTGGCCACACTGATGAGCTGTACCCGCTCCGTGTACTCCTGGGACATTGTCGTCCAGAGGGTCGGGTCCAAGCTCTTCTTTGACAAGAGGGACAACTCTGACTTTG ACCTCCTGACCGTGAGTGAGACAGCCAACGAGCCCCCTCAAGACGAAGGTAACTCCTTCAACTCGCCCCGCAACCTGGCCATGGAAGCCACCTACATCAACCACAACTTCTCCCAGCAGTGCTTGAGGATG GGGAAGGAAAGGTACAACTTCCCCAACCCAAACCCATTTGTGGAGGACGACATGGACAAGAACGAGATCGCCTCCGTGGCCTACCG TTACCGCAGGTGGAAGCTGGGAGACGACATCGACCTCATCGTCCGCTGTGAGCACGACGGCGTCATGACCGGAGCCAACGGGGAGGTGTCCTTCATCAACATCAAGACGCTCAACGAGTGGGACTCGCGG CACTGTAACGGCGTCGACTGGCGTCAGAAGCTGGATTCCCAGCGAGGGGCCGTCATCGCCACCGAGTTGAAGAACAACAGCTACAAGTTGGCCCGATGGACCTGCTGTGCGCTGCTGGCCGGGTCCGAGTACCTCAAGCTTGG GTACGTGTCCCGGTACCACGTGAAAGACTCCTCCCGCCACGTCATCCTGGGCACCCAGCAGTTCAAGCCGAACGAATTCGCCAGCCAGATCAACCTGAGCGTGGAGAACGCCTGGGGCATCCTGCGCTGCGTCATCGACATCTGCATGAAGCTGGAGGAGGGCAAGTACCTCATCCTCAAAGACCCCAACAAGCAGGTCATCCGCGTCTACAGCCTGCCCGACGGCACCTTCAGCTCCGATGAGGatgacgaggaggaggaggaagaggaggaggaggaagaag AGGAAGAAACTTAA